From one Paenibacillus sp. FSL K6-1330 genomic stretch:
- a CDS encoding ABC transporter ATP-binding protein: MSIITIKNLSYQYPISESDALKNVNVTIERGKLYALIGANGGGKTTLCNVIRGFIPHFYKGDLRGEVLIEGKDIREWEMGELSQKIGYVFQNPFTQISGVKDNVFEEIAFGLENLGMEPALIREKVDQVINMLEIDYLRDKNPFELSGGQKQRVALASIIVMEPDVLVIDEPTSQLDPKGTEEVFKIIELMKKKGKTIILVEHKIELIAEYADDVILLSEGEVAMQGSSQKILTDERALAFGAALPQYSLFGLDMRKRGMDLGSIPLTEKEALEAVKTWMKKGVNA; the protein is encoded by the coding sequence ATGAGTATCATTACGATCAAGAATCTGTCCTATCAATATCCGATCAGCGAGTCCGATGCACTAAAGAACGTGAATGTGACGATCGAAAGAGGCAAGCTGTATGCGCTGATTGGGGCCAACGGAGGCGGAAAAACGACCCTGTGCAACGTCATTCGCGGGTTTATCCCCCACTTTTATAAGGGAGATCTGCGCGGCGAGGTGCTGATTGAAGGCAAGGATATCCGCGAATGGGAAATGGGCGAGCTCTCCCAAAAAATCGGCTATGTGTTCCAGAATCCTTTTACACAGATCAGCGGCGTGAAGGATAACGTGTTTGAAGAGATTGCATTTGGCCTTGAAAACCTGGGCATGGAGCCCGCACTTATCCGGGAGAAGGTGGATCAGGTCATCAACATGCTGGAGATCGATTATTTGCGGGACAAAAACCCGTTCGAGCTCTCCGGCGGCCAGAAGCAGCGGGTTGCGCTCGCCTCCATCATCGTCATGGAGCCGGATGTGCTGGTCATTGACGAGCCGACCTCGCAGCTTGATCCGAAGGGAACGGAAGAAGTGTTCAAGATTATCGAGCTGATGAAGAAAAAGGGGAAAACCATCATACTCGTAGAACATAAAATTGAGCTGATTGCCGAATATGCCGATGATGTTATCCTGCTGAGCGAGGGTGAAGTAGCTATGCAAGGCAGCTCGCAGAAGATTCTTACCGATGAGCGTGCCCTGGCATTCGGAGCCGCGCTTCCCCAATATTCGCTGTTCGGCCTGGACATGCGCAAACGGGGGATGGATCTCGGGAGCATACCCTTAACGGAAAAAGAAGCTCTCGAGGCCGTGAAGACATGGATGAAGAAGGGGGTTAACGCATGA
- a CDS encoding ABC transporter ATP-binding protein has product MSFLTLTNVSFAYPNGYKAVDGVNMSFRKGESVAIVGQNGAGKTTTVKMMNGLLKPSEGDVVIDGWNTRDYTTAQISRKVGYVFQNPDDQIFHNDVYSEIEFGPRKLGLPEEQVKANVMKAAELAGVVPFLKDNPYNLPYSMRKFVTIASVIAMDSSVIILDEPTAGQDLPAMARLAHLIEALNQEGKTIITITHDMEFVVNNFQRVIVMANRRVIADDDKRAIFWNLDVLEQAMLKQPHISRLSHSLDIGHNILAIPELADELAKHK; this is encoded by the coding sequence ATGAGCTTTCTGACTTTGACGAATGTTTCCTTTGCCTATCCGAACGGCTACAAAGCGGTGGATGGCGTCAACATGTCCTTCCGAAAGGGGGAATCCGTTGCCATTGTCGGCCAGAACGGGGCAGGTAAAACGACCACTGTCAAGATGATGAACGGGCTGCTCAAGCCTTCCGAGGGGGATGTCGTCATCGACGGCTGGAATACGCGGGATTATACCACCGCGCAAATATCGCGGAAGGTAGGCTATGTGTTCCAGAACCCGGACGACCAGATCTTTCATAACGATGTGTACAGCGAGATTGAATTCGGCCCCCGCAAGCTCGGCCTTCCGGAGGAACAGGTCAAAGCGAATGTCATGAAAGCGGCGGAGCTGGCAGGCGTCGTTCCGTTTCTTAAGGACAATCCGTACAATTTGCCCTATTCCATGCGTAAATTCGTAACGATTGCCTCCGTCATTGCGATGGATTCCAGCGTCATCATTCTGGATGAGCCGACGGCAGGTCAGGATCTTCCGGCCATGGCACGGCTCGCCCATCTGATCGAGGCTTTAAACCAGGAAGGAAAAACCATCATCACCATCACGCATGATATGGAGTTTGTCGTGAACAACTTCCAGCGGGTCATCGTCATGGCGAACCGTCGGGTTATTGCGGATGACGATAAGCGGGCCATCTTCTGGAATCTGGATGTGCTGGAGCAGGCGATGCTGAAGCAGCCGCATATCAGCAGGCTCAGCCACTCCCTGGATATCGGCCATAACATTCTGGCGATACCGGAGCTTGCGGACGAGCTTGCCAAGCATAAATGA
- a CDS encoding nucleoside hydrolase, with translation MEQEQVKHILLDVDTGVDDALALIFAVKSNKLHIEGITTVFGNVDVMQATKNTLRVLELAQPRYEIPVAMGADSPLFRPRRENVTAIHGANGLAGYELPEARQSPVNERASDFIVRKVREQAHDITLVFTGRLTNLAVALAKDPSIAQKAKLVLMGGAITVPGNITPVSEANIHGDPEAAHRVFESGMPITMVGLDVTGKAKFGEAHYQQLMSGFTDEQAELKAFMQHIFTFSFEASDRLNEGRYRLMHDPLALAVVEDASLVETEDYYVYIETKGQISSGATLVDFRRPQSRTNASVCIQVREEAFLQHYIRTVLS, from the coding sequence ATGGAGCAAGAGCAGGTTAAACACATCCTCTTGGATGTGGATACCGGCGTGGATGATGCCCTGGCGCTCATCTTTGCGGTAAAGTCCAATAAGCTGCATATAGAAGGCATTACAACGGTATTCGGCAATGTGGACGTGATGCAGGCGACGAAGAATACGCTCCGGGTGCTGGAATTGGCGCAGCCCCGGTACGAAATTCCCGTTGCCATGGGAGCGGATTCCCCTTTATTTCGCCCTCGCCGGGAGAACGTAACCGCCATTCATGGAGCAAACGGCCTGGCCGGATATGAACTGCCGGAGGCGCGCCAATCGCCGGTGAACGAGAGGGCATCCGATTTCATCGTGCGGAAGGTGCGGGAACAGGCGCATGACATTACGCTGGTCTTCACCGGCAGGCTGACCAATTTGGCGGTGGCGCTCGCCAAGGACCCGTCGATCGCGCAGAAAGCCAAGCTGGTGCTGATGGGAGGCGCCATCACGGTGCCGGGCAATATAACGCCTGTATCCGAAGCCAACATTCACGGCGATCCCGAAGCGGCGCACCGGGTGTTCGAATCCGGGATGCCGATTACGATGGTGGGCCTGGACGTGACCGGAAAGGCCAAGTTCGGCGAGGCTCATTATCAACAGCTTATGAGCGGCTTCACGGATGAACAGGCAGAGTTAAAAGCTTTCATGCAGCATATATTCACCTTCAGCTTTGAGGCAAGCGACCGTTTGAACGAGGGCAGATACCGGCTGATGCATGATCCGCTGGCACTGGCTGTCGTTGAGGATGCTTCCCTTGTGGAGACGGAGGATTATTACGTATATATTGAGACAAAAGGACAGATATCTTCCGGCGCAACGCTGGTCGACTTCAGACGTCCACAGTCACGGACCAATGCCTCTGTCTGCATACAGGTCCGTGAAGAGGCATTCTTGCAGCATTATATCCGAACGGTGCTGTCATAA
- a CDS encoding nucleoside hydrolase, with translation MHRIVLDVDTGVDDALAIAYAVRSSALDILGITTCFGNVPVEDATRNTLHVLERLGATGIPVAMGEAAPLFHPSMKSYPVQFHGENGLGNLAFPDPAAKPVSTSAAAFMVDQIRRYPKQVTLICVGPLTNLAAAILQAPEISSLVRQIIVMGGAVGVSGNRRMHAEANVCSDPEAAQLVFQSGAPVTLVGLDVTMQTELSLKDIQRWRDLDSDLTRFLADVTTYYIGGYREAYGDRTGCALHDPLAVAVAIDPSLVEVQPMVLQVDLEGIHSYGRTIADLRPRCTDQPNVNVCIGVDAKRFQEHFMETLMR, from the coding sequence ATGCATCGAATCGTATTGGATGTGGATACGGGCGTTGACGACGCTTTGGCGATTGCCTACGCTGTCCGATCCTCGGCTCTCGATATTCTAGGAATAACGACCTGTTTCGGAAACGTACCGGTGGAGGATGCGACACGAAATACGCTCCATGTATTGGAACGGCTTGGTGCAACCGGGATTCCTGTCGCCATGGGGGAAGCCGCCCCCTTGTTCCATCCCTCGATGAAGTCGTATCCCGTCCAGTTTCATGGCGAGAATGGACTCGGCAACTTGGCATTCCCCGATCCGGCAGCTAAGCCGGTCTCAACGTCGGCCGCTGCCTTTATGGTGGATCAGATCCGGCGATATCCGAAGCAGGTAACACTGATCTGCGTCGGCCCGTTGACTAATCTGGCTGCGGCCATTCTGCAGGCGCCGGAGATATCGTCGCTGGTCCGTCAGATTATCGTGATGGGCGGAGCCGTGGGCGTGTCGGGCAACCGCCGAATGCATGCGGAAGCGAATGTATGCTCCGATCCGGAAGCGGCCCAACTCGTCTTCCAATCCGGAGCTCCGGTTACGCTGGTCGGACTGGATGTGACCATGCAGACCGAGCTCAGTCTAAAGGATATTCAGCGCTGGAGAGACCTGGATTCGGATCTAACCCGCTTCTTGGCCGATGTAACTACCTACTATATCGGAGGCTACCGGGAAGCCTATGGCGACCGGACAGGCTGCGCCCTGCATGATCCGCTTGCAGTAGCCGTCGCGATCGACCCGAGCCTGGTCGAGGTTCAGCCGATGGTGCTCCAGGTGGATCTGGAAGGCATCCACTCCTATGGCAGAACCATTGCCGATCTGCGTCCGCGTTGTACCGACCAGCCGAACGTTAACGTCTGCATCGGCGTCGACGCCAAGCGGTTCCAGGAGCATTTTATGGAGACATTGATGAGATAA
- a CDS encoding uracil-DNA glycosylase, translating into MSTETNHPCVILPKERAPEDMKHCERCELCKQRNRVIWGEGNPQGSLMMILDNPGAREDREGNEFLCGTRETLQLGMREAGIDIHSVYVTYLLKRRPIRAYDKPATRAACLPHLQAQLLQKQPLVLFGFGNVVVEGLFPQKENATVKELRGSWHEFQGTPMGFTYHPLAVRRRPNLLRFFIEDLKGLRAKWEERAARGT; encoded by the coding sequence ATGTCTACGGAAACGAATCATCCCTGCGTCATCTTGCCAAAAGAGCGAGCGCCCGAAGATATGAAGCATTGTGAACGCTGCGAATTGTGCAAACAGCGGAATCGTGTCATCTGGGGGGAAGGTAATCCGCAAGGCTCGCTGATGATGATCCTGGATAATCCGGGAGCCCGGGAGGACAGGGAAGGAAACGAGTTCCTGTGCGGGACCAGGGAAACCCTCCAACTCGGCATGAGAGAAGCGGGTATCGATATCCACTCAGTTTACGTCACCTATTTGCTGAAGCGACGGCCAATCCGGGCTTACGATAAGCCTGCAACCCGAGCGGCATGTCTTCCGCATTTGCAGGCGCAGCTCCTTCAGAAGCAGCCGCTCGTACTATTTGGCTTTGGCAATGTCGTAGTCGAAGGATTATTCCCGCAGAAGGAGAATGCCACCGTCAAGGAGCTGCGGGGGAGTTGGCATGAATTCCAGGGCACACCGATGGGCTTTACCTATCATCCACTGGCGGTAAGAAGAAGGCCCAATTTGCTAAGGTTCTTTATCGAGGATTTGAAGGGTTTGAGGGCGAAGTGGGAGGAAAGAGCAGCGAGGGGAACATAA
- a CDS encoding S8 family serine peptidase encodes MMRKYAISILVAIFLVAGLFTGVSFGSSAQGHSTDYIEGQLVVSIAEPPDVNSIQSADHTLMKSGSLTKSGFTIADSLFGQDMGTFSVQQLDTDVRAAAIKQMGLVYLVEYSVNDYKSIDSAKEALQTTLDDLGLEVRYISENRKVYALETAALEDVSVQAIHNNQRWHYDMIRVQQAWGITTGSSSVRIGVLDTGIDSNHASLSNLVNTSLGRSFVDSTTIDRHGHGTHVAGTIASYGSVSGVMQNATLVPVKVLSDSGSGSMYGIQQGILHAANIRADIINMSLGGGGYDRGMDEAIQTAVGLGTIVVAATGNDGLPSISYPAAYSGSIAVGSVTSSRTRSSFSNYGTGLDVMAPGSNIYSTYPNGQYTTMSGTSMATPHVAGVLGLMRSVNPSLTPAAARDILRNTAQPAGSTNQYGYGIVDAHAAVLAAGGGGGSDTQAPSAPSNVTTTGKTGTSVSLSWGASTDNVGVTAYEVYQGSSLAVTVTNTSATITGLTPNTTYTFTVKATDAAGNRSAASNAVTVTTDSDSSQPSAWAPGVSYKIGDEVTYGGAAYQCLQAHTSMVGWEPTNVPALWLKK; translated from the coding sequence ATGATGAGGAAGTATGCAATTTCGATTTTAGTCGCCATTTTTTTAGTGGCAGGCCTCTTTACAGGGGTATCGTTTGGAAGCTCCGCTCAGGGTCACTCGACGGATTATATTGAAGGTCAACTCGTCGTGTCGATTGCGGAACCGCCCGATGTAAATTCGATTCAAAGCGCAGATCATACATTGATGAAATCGGGTTCCCTTACGAAGAGCGGTTTTACTATTGCCGATTCACTGTTCGGACAGGATATGGGCACCTTCTCGGTGCAGCAGCTAGATACCGATGTCAGGGCTGCGGCGATAAAACAAATGGGATTGGTATATTTGGTCGAGTACTCTGTAAATGACTACAAGTCCATCGATTCCGCTAAAGAAGCATTGCAGACAACGTTGGATGACCTCGGTCTCGAAGTTCGCTATATCTCTGAAAATCGCAAAGTGTACGCGCTTGAAACCGCAGCTCTGGAAGATGTTTCAGTTCAAGCGATTCACAACAATCAGCGTTGGCATTATGACATGATTAGGGTTCAGCAAGCCTGGGGGATTACGACCGGGTCTAGCTCAGTTCGAATTGGCGTGCTTGACACGGGAATTGACAGCAACCATGCGAGCTTGAGTAATCTGGTGAACACCAGCCTGGGTCGGAGTTTTGTAGACAGTACCACAATCGATCGTCATGGGCACGGCACGCATGTTGCGGGAACGATCGCCAGCTATGGATCGGTGTCAGGCGTCATGCAGAACGCGACTTTGGTTCCGGTTAAAGTGCTTAGCGACAGCGGCTCAGGTTCGATGTATGGCATTCAACAAGGTATTCTTCACGCCGCGAATATTAGAGCTGATATCATCAACATGTCACTGGGCGGCGGCGGCTATGATCGCGGGATGGATGAGGCGATCCAAACAGCGGTTGGCCTTGGCACAATCGTAGTGGCAGCTACCGGTAATGATGGACTTCCAAGCATCTCTTATCCGGCAGCTTACAGCGGCTCAATTGCGGTGGGTTCCGTTACATCAAGCAGAACGCGTTCGAGCTTCTCGAATTATGGAACGGGTCTTGATGTGATGGCTCCGGGATCGAACATATACAGCACATATCCAAACGGTCAATATACAACCATGTCCGGCACCTCGATGGCAACCCCTCATGTGGCAGGCGTACTAGGATTAATGAGATCGGTCAATCCGAGTCTTACTCCTGCTGCGGCCAGAGATATTCTCAGGAATACGGCGCAGCCTGCCGGAAGCACGAATCAGTATGGGTATGGCATTGTTGATGCCCACGCTGCTGTGCTAGCGGCAGGTGGTGGCGGCGGTAGCGATACGCAAGCCCCGAGCGCACCTAGCAATGTAACGACCACAGGTAAAACTGGCACAAGCGTATCGCTTAGCTGGGGTGCTTCTACTGACAATGTAGGCGTAACAGCTTATGAAGTATACCAAGGAAGCTCGTTAGCGGTCACCGTCACGAATACTTCGGCAACGATCACCGGCTTGACACCCAATACAACCTATACGTTCACAGTTAAAGCGACAGACGCCGCAGGTAATCGGTCTGCAGCAAGCAATGCTGTAACGGTAACTACGGATTCCGATTCGTCACAGCCGTCAGCTTGGGCCCCGGGTGTATCATATAAGATCGGGGACGAAGTGACTTACGGTGGGGCAGCATATCAGTGCCTTCAAGCACATACCTCGATGGTGGGCTGGGAGCCAACGAACGTACCGGCATTATGGTTGAAGAAATAA